A region of Candidatus Poribacteria bacterium DNA encodes the following proteins:
- a CDS encoding GNAT family N-acetyltransferase, translating to MGECTTLFIEGRVQKFGEVTDVFVAPDLRRQGIATRLMQEI from the coding sequence ATGGGGGAATGCACGACACTCTTTATTGAAGGAAGGGTCCAGAAGTTCGGAGAGGTTACGGATGTTTTTGTTGCCCCGGACCTGCGCCGACAAGGTATTGCAACCCGCCTGATGCAAGAAATATGA
- a CDS encoding phytanoyl-CoA dioxygenase family protein — MPVFDAEALEFWEENGYVVVPEAVPLENCRAAEQAVWDFLEMDREDPDSWYPDPPRRSIMVEIYQHQALWDNRQYPRVHQAFSEIWETEKLWVSFDRASMNPPERPNYEFTGPFLHWDMSLDNMPVRLKVQGVLYLADTPGNQGAFTCIPGFHRKLERWLNDLPDDAKPRKVVRDYQAEAVPVAGKAGDLVIWHSALPHGSSPNSAERPRMAQYITMSPAPENGNAESRIQGWRERLTGLGRETKEKEHYHGKTAELSPLGKKLLGLESWNA; from the coding sequence ATGCCAGTTTTTGACGCAGAAGCCTTAGAATTTTGGGAAGAGAACGGTTACGTCGTTGTACCGGAAGCGGTACCCCTTGAGAATTGCCGAGCCGCGGAACAGGCGGTCTGGGATTTTCTTGAAATGGACCGCGAGGATCCCGACAGTTGGTATCCTGATCCACCGCGCCGAAGTATTATGGTAGAGATTTATCAGCACCAAGCGTTGTGGGACAATCGTCAATACCCGCGCGTGCATCAGGCGTTCTCAGAGATTTGGGAGACTGAGAAACTCTGGGTCAGTTTCGATCGGGCAAGTATGAACCCCCCTGAACGCCCGAATTACGAGTTCACCGGTCCGTTTTTACATTGGGATATGTCGTTGGACAATATGCCGGTGCGTTTAAAGGTGCAGGGCGTTCTGTATCTGGCGGATACCCCTGGGAATCAAGGAGCGTTTACCTGTATTCCGGGTTTCCATCGGAAGTTGGAAAGGTGGTTGAACGACCTACCTGATGATGCAAAGCCGCGGAAAGTCGTCCGAGACTACCAAGCAGAGGCGGTTCCGGTTGCGGGGAAAGCCGGAGACTTGGTCATCTGGCACAGCGCATTGCCGCACGGTAGTAGTCCGAACTCCGCTGAGCGTCCCCGAATGGCGCAATACATCACGATGTCGCCAGCACCAGAGAATGGCAATGCTGAGTCCCGGATTCAAGGATGGCGTGAACGTTTAACGGGACTCGGAAGAGAAACAAAAGAGAAAGAGCATTACCACGGTAAGACAGCCGAGTTGAGCCCTTTAGGAAAGAAACTTCTTGGACTCGAATCGTGGAATGCGTAA